One Ignavibacteria bacterium DNA segment encodes these proteins:
- a CDS encoding BMP family ABC transporter substrate-binding protein: MNKLYIFVLLIFAVLLSSCGKKKETSEVSNDPSKFKVGLVFDVGGRGDKSFNDAAYNGLVRAKKDFGIDFEVIDPGDGADRESALRKLASKNDISLIFGVGFIFTEDITKIANDFPNKKFGCIDYSINPDTKIPDNLSALEFKEEEGSFLVGAIAALKTKTNTIGFIGGMESSLIRKFEKGFSQGAKFVKPEINVIVTYISVTGEGFKNPGKAEEIAISQYSKGADIIYHASGLSGIGLFKAAKENNKLAIGVDLNQYEEAPGFILTSMVKIVDEVIYQTISDFKNGTFKSGIKSLGLKEKGVGYVYDQKNKELIPDEIKNKVDDIRDKIISGDIKVKSE, translated from the coding sequence ATGAATAAATTATATATTTTTGTTTTACTGATTTTTGCTGTTCTTCTTTCTTCTTGCGGCAAAAAGAAAGAAACATCAGAAGTGAGTAATGACCCGTCAAAGTTTAAAGTCGGATTGGTATTTGATGTTGGCGGTAGAGGTGACAAATCTTTTAACGATGCGGCATACAACGGTCTCGTCAGGGCTAAAAAGGATTTCGGTATCGATTTTGAAGTTATCGACCCGGGAGACGGAGCAGACAGAGAATCCGCACTCAGAAAACTTGCAAGCAAAAATGATATCAGTTTGATATTCGGAGTTGGATTCATTTTTACTGAAGATATTACTAAAATTGCTAATGATTTCCCGAATAAGAAATTCGGATGTATAGATTACTCAATTAATCCCGATACCAAAATACCTGATAATCTTTCTGCACTCGAATTTAAAGAGGAAGAGGGTTCATTCCTCGTTGGAGCAATAGCAGCACTGAAAACGAAAACGAATACAATAGGATTTATAGGGGGCATGGAATCATCTCTTATTCGAAAGTTTGAAAAAGGATTTTCCCAGGGAGCAAAATTTGTAAAACCTGAAATTAATGTAATCGTCACCTACATCTCTGTTACTGGCGAGGGCTTCAAAAATCCAGGCAAAGCAGAAGAAATTGCAATTAGCCAGTATTCAAAAGGTGCTGATATTATCTATCATGCTTCAGGCCTTTCGGGTATCGGATTGTTTAAAGCGGCTAAAGAAAACAACAAACTCGCCATTGGGGTTGACCTGAATCAGTACGAAGAAGCTCCCGGTTTCATTCTAACGAGTATGGTTAAAATAGTTGATGAAGTAATCTATCAGACTATTTCAGACTTTAAAAACGGTACTTTCAAAAGCGGTATCAAATCTCTTGGTCTTAAAGAAAAAGGTGTAGGATACGTTTACGACCAGAAAAACAAAGAATTGATTCCGGATGAAATTAAGAATAAAGTTGACGATATAAGGGATAAAATTATCTCAGGTGACATAAAAGTAAAATCCGAGTAA
- a CDS encoding thymidine kinase, whose amino-acid sequence MNEHLQIRTFKKTGHIEVICGSMFSGKTEELIRRIRRAEIAKQRVKVFKPKIDNRYSEFSIVSHSEQSYPSEVIENAEEMLEKSFDAEVIGIDEAQFFENNLVQVCQDLADSGKRVIVAGLDQDYKAVPFEPMPQLLAVAEYITKTMAICMVCGAPANRTQRVTKNSDRVLVGAANHYEARCRLHHNVSE is encoded by the coding sequence ATGAATGAACATTTGCAGATTAGAACTTTTAAGAAAACAGGACATATTGAAGTAATTTGCGGCAGTATGTTCTCCGGCAAAACCGAGGAGTTAATCAGAAGAATTCGAAGAGCCGAAATTGCTAAACAAAGAGTAAAGGTTTTTAAACCTAAAATCGATAACAGGTACAGCGAGTTTTCAATCGTTTCGCATAGCGAGCAATCATACCCTTCCGAAGTAATAGAAAACGCAGAGGAAATGCTCGAGAAAAGTTTTGATGCTGAAGTTATTGGTATTGATGAAGCTCAGTTTTTTGAGAACAATCTTGTTCAGGTATGCCAGGACCTCGCTGATTCGGGGAAAAGAGTTATTGTTGCAGGTCTTGACCAGGATTACAAAGCTGTCCCGTTTGAACCTATGCCTCAGCTTCTTGCTGTTGCTGAGTACATTACAAAAACTATGGCTATCTGCATGGTTTGCGGTGCTCCAGCTAACCGTACTCAGAGAGTTACAAAAAATTCCGATAGGGTTCTTGTCGGTGCTGCAAATCATTATGAAGCAAGATGCAGATTGCATCATAATGTTTCAGAATAA
- the cdd gene encoding cytidine deaminase, which translates to MYEDLIVKALDARKTSHSPYSKFKVGVALLTKDNKIYTGANVECSSYSLTICAERVAAVKAITDKHKVFKAVAIASSGKELIFPCGACRQFLSEFSDNMDVILIKSKNNYQIYKLQNLFPHKFIFKLL; encoded by the coding sequence ATGTATGAGGATTTAATAGTAAAAGCACTGGATGCAAGAAAGACGTCGCATTCTCCGTACTCAAAATTCAAAGTCGGTGTAGCTCTGCTTACAAAAGATAATAAAATTTATACGGGAGCTAATGTAGAATGCTCTTCCTATTCGCTAACCATTTGTGCAGAAAGAGTCGCCGCTGTAAAAGCGATTACAGACAAGCATAAAGTCTTTAAAGCTGTAGCAATAGCTTCAAGCGGTAAGGAATTGATTTTTCCCTGCGGTGCATGCAGGCAATTCCTTTCCGAATTTTCAGATAATATGGACGTTATACTAATTAAGTCGAAAAATAACTACCAGATTTACAAATTACAAAATCTTTTCCCTCATAAATTTATATTCAAATTACTTTAA
- the truA gene encoding tRNA pseudouridine(38-40) synthase TruA, giving the protein MNNYKITVEYDGSGFYGWQRQKKFRNTIQECIEENLSKLLKVNISVTGAGRTDAGVHAYNQTANFKTDSSIPDSNKFLYSLNSLLPSAITVKSIRKVSNDFHSRYSAKRREYLYKITTREISIGRKYYLKLNYKLDFKVIDEFIKILIGYHSFKSLCRNKEDKHGFFCNLMKLEYRINKSKNTIVFRILSDRYLHSMVRATIGVLIDLGRGKLQLKDTYNKLIKGEKIKTTYLPANALFLNKIYY; this is encoded by the coding sequence GTGAACAATTATAAAATCACGGTCGAATATGACGGTAGTGGATTTTACGGCTGGCAAAGACAGAAAAAGTTCAGGAATACAATTCAGGAATGTATAGAAGAAAATTTAAGTAAACTCTTAAAAGTAAACATCTCTGTTACTGGTGCGGGAAGAACGGATGCAGGAGTTCATGCTTACAACCAAACAGCAAATTTTAAAACTGATTCTTCAATTCCTGATTCAAACAAATTCCTTTATTCTTTGAATTCTCTACTCCCATCTGCAATTACAGTTAAATCAATAAGAAAAGTTAGTAATGATTTCCACTCAAGGTATTCTGCGAAGAGAAGAGAGTACTTATACAAGATTACAACTCGTGAAATTTCTATCGGAAGGAAATATTATTTAAAATTAAATTACAAACTTGACTTTAAAGTTATAGACGAATTTATTAAAATACTCATCGGATATCATTCTTTTAAGTCATTGTGCAGGAATAAAGAAGATAAACACGGTTTCTTTTGTAATCTTATGAAACTGGAATACAGGATAAATAAATCAAAGAATACAATAGTCTTCAGGATTCTTTCGGACAGGTATCTGCACTCTATGGTTAGAGCAACTATAGGTGTGCTGATTGACCTCGGCCGAGGGAAACTGCAATTAAAAGATACTTATAATAAATTAATAAAAGGTGAAAAAATCAAGACTACATATCTACCTGCTAACGCATTATTTTTAAATAAAATCTATTATTAA
- the dsbD gene encoding protein-disulfide reductase DsbD, producing the protein MRRSILTILLLIFAVNILAQESEHLSYKIYSNRNSYSVKDTVKIAIKVKINEKYHINSYNPSDDSYIKTEVISKSENLNQIAVFYPQHKMYKFSFSDTEIPVYEGEIFIGLTFLPKENAKEGENIIQIEMTYQACDNNACYPPKTVKSEIKVNISKTGSIANNEIFEKIDFSKPAGTNNQVSDKESSLKENVRQEGQNPDEMKVSNFIEERGLLLGILIIFIWGLALNLTPCIYPLIPITISYFGAQSSGNKLQSILMGVFYAVGMAVTYSLMGLIAALTGSMLGTALQNPIVVIFIAAIFLALASSMFGLWEIRVPQSLALAGNKNRSGYFGSLMMGLLVGFIAAPCIGPIVLSLLVYVGKLGNPFTGFFLFFILSLGLGVPYIFLAAFSSSISKLPRSGEWMISVKIIFGLVLIVMAINTLGPLMPESVYNIVFPLSILLSGVYLIIFDNKGLNAKVYTKVKYIIAILGIAAGTWLLKPESHSAEVAWTNLTSLQQIESSVKNENKPVVIDFYADWCAQCKELDKYTYTDEKVVELSKNLNNIKIDLTKENPDITAKYGIKGLPVVIFMKPNGEEIKELRVTGFLEPEEFSKRIEKLLNEK; encoded by the coding sequence ATGAGGCGTTCAATTCTAACTATATTATTATTGATTTTTGCTGTAAATATTCTTGCGCAGGAATCAGAACATCTTTCTTACAAAATTTACAGCAACAGGAACTCATACTCTGTAAAAGATACTGTTAAAATAGCAATTAAAGTTAAAATTAATGAAAAGTACCACATAAATTCATACAATCCCTCTGACGATTCATACATTAAGACAGAGGTAATTTCAAAATCAGAGAATCTTAATCAAATAGCGGTTTTTTATCCGCAGCATAAAATGTATAAATTCTCTTTTTCAGATACGGAAATTCCTGTGTATGAAGGTGAAATTTTCATAGGACTTACATTTTTACCGAAAGAAAATGCAAAGGAAGGTGAGAATATAATTCAAATAGAAATGACATATCAGGCATGCGATAACAATGCATGTTACCCACCTAAGACAGTAAAAAGTGAAATAAAAGTTAATATCTCAAAAACCGGTTCTATTGCTAATAATGAGATTTTTGAAAAGATCGACTTTTCAAAACCTGCAGGAACAAATAATCAGGTATCAGATAAAGAATCGTCTTTGAAAGAAAACGTAAGACAGGAAGGGCAAAATCCTGATGAGATGAAAGTTTCAAATTTCATCGAAGAAAGAGGATTGCTTTTGGGCATACTCATTATTTTCATCTGGGGGCTTGCTTTAAACCTTACTCCATGCATCTATCCATTGATTCCAATCACGATTAGTTATTTCGGTGCTCAGTCCAGCGGCAACAAACTGCAAAGTATTCTAATGGGTGTCTTTTATGCTGTCGGGATGGCTGTAACTTATTCATTAATGGGACTTATTGCTGCTTTGACAGGAAGCATGCTCGGAACTGCTTTGCAAAATCCAATAGTCGTAATTTTTATTGCAGCAATTTTTCTCGCACTGGCATCCTCAATGTTCGGTTTGTGGGAAATCAGGGTTCCGCAGTCTCTTGCGCTCGCGGGGAATAAAAACCGCTCGGGATACTTCGGTTCTCTAATGATGGGTTTACTCGTAGGATTTATTGCCGCACCATGCATAGGTCCTATTGTGCTGAGTTTGTTGGTTTACGTTGGCAAACTCGGAAATCCATTCACGGGTTTCTTCCTTTTCTTCATTTTATCATTAGGGTTAGGTGTTCCTTATATTTTTCTTGCGGCTTTCTCAAGCTCAATCAGTAAACTTCCTCGTTCGGGTGAGTGGATGATAAGTGTAAAAATTATTTTCGGACTCGTGTTGATTGTCATGGCAATTAATACACTTGGTCCCCTAATGCCTGAGAGTGTTTATAATATCGTTTTCCCGCTCTCGATTCTGTTATCGGGTGTTTACCTTATCATATTCGATAACAAAGGTCTCAACGCCAAAGTGTACACTAAAGTTAAGTACATAATTGCTATTTTAGGTATCGCAGCGGGTACATGGCTTTTAAAACCCGAATCACATTCGGCTGAAGTCGCATGGACAAACCTGACCTCTCTTCAGCAAATTGAATCATCAGTTAAAAATGAGAACAAACCCGTCGTAATAGATTTTTACGCTGACTGGTGTGCACAGTGCAAGGAACTCGATAAGTACACGTACACTGACGAGAAAGTTGTTGAACTTTCTAAAAATTTAAACAATATTAAGATTGATTTAACAAAGGAAAATCCCGATATTACGGCTAAATACGGCATTAAAGGACTTCCTGTAGTTATTTTCATGAAACCAAACGGCGAAGAGATAAAAGAACTTCGAGTTACAGGATTTTTAGAGCCTGAAGAATTTTCTAAAAGAATTGAAAAACTATTAAATGAGAAATAA
- a CDS encoding NAD+ synthase gives MINYEKVEQILTAFLKNEFKRIELTKAVIGLSGGIDSTVSAFLTAKALGPGNVLCVMMPYKTSSKNSLEDAQKVVKILNVKSKVVDISKMVDAYVDTLEGDVSIVRKGNVMARMRMIVLYDESAKESGLVVGTSNKTELLLGYSTLHGDSACAINPLGQLYKTQIFELAKHLNVPKEIIDKKPSADLWAGQTDEEEMGITYASVDKLLASMVDEGKSDADLQGMGFEKEYIEKVQRMIKRNEFKGLPPVVANLKDNDLS, from the coding sequence ATGATTAATTATGAAAAAGTTGAGCAGATTCTTACTGCTTTTCTGAAAAATGAATTCAAAAGAATCGAACTGACAAAAGCTGTAATTGGCTTATCAGGAGGTATTGATTCGACTGTGTCCGCATTCTTGACAGCGAAGGCTTTAGGACCCGGGAACGTGTTATGCGTAATGATGCCGTATAAAACGAGCAGTAAAAACAGTCTTGAAGACGCTCAAAAAGTTGTTAAGATTTTAAACGTAAAGTCGAAGGTAGTTGATATCTCGAAAATGGTTGATGCTTATGTAGATACGCTCGAAGGTGATGTTTCAATAGTTAGAAAAGGTAATGTGATGGCACGAATGAGGATGATTGTACTTTATGATGAGTCGGCAAAAGAAAGCGGACTTGTAGTAGGGACTTCGAACAAGACTGAGTTACTTCTTGGCTATTCAACATTACACGGTGATTCAGCTTGTGCAATTAATCCGCTCGGTCAATTGTATAAAACACAGATTTTTGAGCTTGCAAAGCACTTAAACGTTCCAAAAGAAATAATAGATAAGAAGCCTTCTGCTGATTTATGGGCTGGTCAAACAGATGAAGAGGAAATGGGGATTACATATGCGAGTGTTGATAAATTACTTGCATCAATGGTAGATGAAGGAAAATCAGATGCGGATTTGCAAGGTATGGGTTTTGAAAAGGAGTACATAGAAAAAGTTCAAAGAATGATAAAGCGTAATGAATTTAAGGGCTTGCCGCCTGTCGTTGCGAATTTAAAGGACAATGATTTGTCATGA
- the ggt gene encoding gamma-glutamyltransferase, whose product MITRIIIIFFLSVSYLYSQNVYYKNAVVSSANEIASGVGISILKDGGNAIDAAVGVAFALAVVYPQAGNIGGGGFLVLRSAEGYETSIDFRETAPRLSSKNMYLDNDGNVIADLSTLGYLASGVPGSVAGLLYTLEKYGTMPREKVLSYAINLAEKGFKINSEHANSINSHREDFDKFEGSSKIFGKKFHQNELFIQTDLSNTLKEISLKGRDGFYKGNVADMIVGEMQKGKGIITHEDLANYKPVERKVIKGKYKNYDIITMGPPSSGGICLIYLLNILENYNLESLGIASIEYVNLLSEAMKLVYADRSEYMGDMDFYEVPVDVLISKSYAKTRFADFKFGEVIPSDIIKPGNINKESTQTTHLTVADSKGNMVSLTTTLNDTYGSKVVVDGAGFLLNNEMDDFSVKPGVPNIFGLVGNEANAIEPGKRMLSSMTPTVLLKDSKPFMTVGSPGGGKIITSVLQTLLNVIEFDLNISEAVDSPRFHHQWLPDLLQIEKTLLSRNKIKKLSELGYDLKIVSDFGRVEAIVFNRDGTLSGHSDKRGSGKAVGY is encoded by the coding sequence ATGATAACCAGAATCATAATAATATTTTTTCTATCCGTTTCATATCTTTATTCTCAGAATGTATATTATAAGAATGCGGTTGTTAGCTCAGCTAATGAAATAGCTTCCGGAGTCGGGATAAGCATTTTAAAAGATGGTGGGAATGCTATTGATGCAGCTGTTGGTGTAGCATTTGCGCTTGCAGTTGTTTATCCTCAGGCGGGTAATATAGGCGGAGGTGGATTTCTGGTACTGCGTTCTGCGGAGGGGTATGAAACATCGATTGATTTCAGGGAAACAGCACCTCGATTATCATCGAAGAATATGTACCTTGATAACGATGGTAACGTCATTGCTGACTTAAGCACTCTGGGGTATCTTGCATCGGGAGTACCCGGTTCTGTTGCGGGTTTACTTTATACACTTGAGAAATACGGAACTATGCCGAGAGAAAAGGTACTTTCTTATGCTATCAATCTCGCTGAAAAGGGTTTTAAAATCAACAGCGAACATGCAAACTCGATAAACAGCCACAGAGAAGATTTTGATAAATTTGAAGGCTCCTCAAAGATATTCGGGAAGAAATTTCATCAGAATGAATTATTTATTCAGACTGACCTTTCAAATACATTGAAAGAAATATCATTAAAAGGAAGGGATGGATTTTACAAAGGCAACGTTGCTGATATGATAGTTGGAGAGATGCAAAAGGGAAAAGGAATAATTACACATGAAGACCTTGCAAACTATAAACCAGTCGAAAGAAAAGTTATAAAGGGGAAGTACAAAAATTACGATATTATAACTATGGGACCGCCCTCGAGCGGGGGAATCTGCTTAATTTACTTGCTAAATATACTCGAAAACTACAACCTGGAATCATTGGGCATAGCAAGCATAGAATATGTAAACCTTCTTTCAGAAGCGATGAAACTCGTTTACGCAGACAGGAGTGAATATATGGGTGACATGGATTTTTATGAAGTTCCTGTTGATGTTTTGATTTCAAAGTCATACGCAAAAACAAGATTTGCAGATTTTAAATTTGGTGAGGTTATTCCTTCGGATATCATTAAACCTGGAAATATCAACAAGGAAAGTACACAAACGACTCATCTTACAGTAGCCGACTCAAAAGGGAACATGGTCTCACTTACAACTACTCTTAATGATACGTATGGGAGCAAAGTTGTTGTTGACGGAGCGGGATTTCTGCTTAACAATGAAATGGATGACTTTTCAGTAAAGCCCGGCGTACCGAATATTTTCGGTTTAGTTGGTAATGAAGCAAATGCGATAGAGCCGGGTAAGAGAATGCTGAGCTCAATGACCCCCACTGTATTACTCAAAGATTCTAAACCTTTTATGACAGTCGGTTCACCCGGAGGCGGCAAAATCATTACTTCTGTACTTCAAACATTATTGAATGTAATAGAATTTGATTTGAATATTAGCGAAGCAGTTGATTCTCCCCGTTTTCATCATCAGTGGCTTCCTGATTTACTTCAAATTGAAAAAACTTTGTTGTCAAGGAATAAAATTAAAAAACTTTCCGAACTTGGTTATGATTTAAAAATAGTATCTGATTTCGGAAGGGTTGAAGCAATCGTGTTTAATCGGGACGGAACGCTATCAGGTCACTCTGATAAACGCGGAAGCGGTAAGGCAGTCGGGTACTGA
- a CDS encoding DUF6588 family protein: MRKLITFLFVLFISAGVTNAQNLEEKLQKVGPNYAKLYLQPLVDALGTNLNSNYFFDAHVPFDKKVPIGFNVGIRFRLMNTFMSSDDQKFSYSYADSIVAGGSYTKGTYRVQDAPTAIGEKTAAIGKFYDDNGNYVSGQDITLIGGVLKTTSVPFFIPEITFGTLYGTDGSISFLPKIKVGDVGSVSYFGFTLRHNLSHYFPKSPVDFAVQGGYQGMNFTEPDNNDLWKSGNFFINGQVSKTYKFLTGYAALQYESFKADFSYNYVSSNGTKTPVKVTVDGNNNFRFVIGGTVRTGFFAFNLDANIGKRFAISSGINFIIL; this comes from the coding sequence TTGAGAAAACTTATTACTTTTCTATTTGTACTGTTTATCAGTGCAGGCGTAACCAACGCTCAGAATCTTGAAGAAAAACTTCAGAAAGTCGGTCCGAATTATGCGAAACTTTACCTCCAGCCACTCGTTGATGCTTTAGGAACAAACCTGAATTCGAATTACTTTTTTGACGCTCATGTACCGTTTGACAAAAAAGTACCTATAGGCTTCAATGTTGGTATCAGGTTTAGACTTATGAACACTTTCATGAGCAGCGACGACCAAAAATTCAGTTACAGTTATGCTGATTCGATTGTTGCAGGCGGAAGTTACACTAAAGGTACTTACAGAGTCCAGGATGCACCAACAGCAATCGGGGAAAAGACTGCAGCCATTGGAAAGTTTTACGACGATAACGGTAATTACGTATCTGGACAGGATATTACGTTAATCGGAGGAGTACTTAAAACAACATCCGTACCATTCTTTATTCCGGAAATTACTTTTGGAACTCTGTACGGAACGGACGGTTCGATAAGTTTCCTGCCGAAAATTAAAGTCGGCGACGTCGGTTCTGTCTCTTATTTTGGATTTACGCTCAGACATAATCTTAGCCATTACTTTCCCAAAAGTCCTGTAGACTTTGCAGTGCAGGGAGGTTATCAGGGTATGAATTTTACAGAGCCCGATAACAACGACCTCTGGAAGTCAGGAAATTTCTTCATTAACGGACAGGTAAGCAAAACCTATAAATTCCTCACAGGATATGCCGCACTTCAGTATGAAAGTTTTAAAGCCGACTTCTCTTATAATTATGTAAGCTCAAATGGTACGAAAACACCAGTGAAAGTAACAGTTGACGGGAATAACAATTTCAGGTTTGTAATAGGAGGAACGGTTAGAACAGGTTTCTTCGCATTCAATCTTGACGCAAATATCGGTAAAAGGTTTGCGATTTCATCGGGTATTAATTTTATAATTTTATAA
- a CDS encoding GNAT family N-acetyltransferase, with translation MENNIKIKSVEEDYEETVNIFTEGFMEYPLHLLLFPEYKERERITRCIYEMMVYDIVPGLNLQLKGLYFRNQVAGCLIYTRPDVKEWDDKMNEAVKKMRIKANNPNVKHIGEYAMKTALYKPKEKHIYLNELAVKKIYRQKGFARLLMESAEDDALKYPETQKTVLDTTNILNVEIYKRIGYNVFHEFNFMELTGYTMVKGINSKEQ, from the coding sequence TTGGAAAACAACATCAAGATAAAATCTGTAGAAGAAGATTATGAGGAAACGGTAAATATATTTACTGAAGGGTTCATGGAATATCCTTTGCATCTTTTACTTTTCCCTGAATATAAAGAAAGAGAAAGGATTACGAGATGCATATACGAAATGATGGTTTATGATATTGTACCAGGTTTAAACTTACAGTTAAAAGGTTTGTATTTCAGAAATCAGGTTGCAGGATGTCTAATTTACACTAGACCCGATGTAAAAGAATGGGATGATAAAATGAACGAGGCAGTTAAGAAGATGAGAATAAAAGCAAACAATCCAAATGTTAAACACATCGGTGAATATGCCATGAAAACCGCATTGTATAAACCTAAAGAAAAGCACATATATTTAAATGAACTCGCAGTGAAAAAAATATACCGCCAAAAAGGATTCGCACGTTTGCTCATGGAGAGTGCTGAAGATGATGCTTTAAAGTATCCGGAAACTCAAAAAACAGTGCTGGATACTACGAATATTTTAAACGTTGAAATTTATAAAAGGATTGGCTATAATGTGTTCCATGAATTTAATTTCATGGAATTGACAGGTTATACGATGGTTAAAGGAATTAACTCAAAAGAACAATAA
- a CDS encoding DUF5723 family protein, with product MNKHIIPLIIIFIVFISDSFAQYQFTVRNYSMGRASTAASYSIDAIGFNPANIINQRSIDTSVVDFSVATNFGFMFDATFAPLNLLDQYFTKNADGSKKYLNSDDKNDIIEQVGNSPINSIGNIKPISVVVRTKAGTFGFGIEERVGGHFYFDKDFLEVAFFGNEVNRKYDFSELDFNTSWTRQISFSYARKLDIKNNKNFKYINLGASFKPQLGFYYSEIINNNLWIFTNDSNQISGSGRMTLLYSGISSERKLKPPLNNAGFGLGFDVGLSTTLENFFNIGKLNLGFSVTDIGYISWKSNAANYYYDGSFLITDITKKEQLDSLEDVINGTRSPISGFTRMLPTTVRIGAQYKYYSDKQMRNGKTHSEDMELMSFALDYIQGFTDNYGGTTTPIVAFGYEINPLNFLSGRLGLVAGGREKFELSFGLGVNAGAFSMDFGTYNILSVFAPKKTKNFSLGLNMNFKI from the coding sequence ATGAATAAACATATTATACCTTTAATAATTATATTTATCGTTTTCATTTCCGATTCATTTGCCCAGTATCAGTTTACTGTGCGAAATTATTCTATGGGCAGGGCTTCGACAGCAGCTTCGTACAGCATAGATGCTATAGGTTTTAATCCCGCAAATATTATCAACCAAAGAAGTATTGATACGAGTGTTGTAGATTTTAGTGTTGCGACCAATTTCGGATTTATGTTCGACGCAACTTTTGCTCCTTTGAACCTGCTTGACCAATATTTCACAAAAAATGCAGACGGGTCGAAAAAATACTTAAACTCAGATGATAAAAACGATATTATAGAACAGGTTGGAAACTCCCCTATTAATTCTATCGGGAATATTAAACCTATATCTGTAGTTGTAAGAACGAAAGCCGGGACGTTTGGTTTTGGGATTGAAGAAAGAGTTGGAGGACATTTTTATTTTGACAAGGATTTTTTAGAAGTGGCATTCTTTGGTAATGAAGTAAATAGAAAATATGATTTCTCCGAACTTGATTTTAATACTTCGTGGACGCGGCAGATATCATTCTCATACGCAAGAAAATTAGATATTAAGAACAATAAAAACTTTAAGTACATTAATCTGGGTGCATCATTCAAGCCTCAACTTGGTTTCTACTATTCTGAAATAATTAATAACAACCTTTGGATATTCACGAATGACAGCAATCAAATCTCCGGTTCAGGAAGGATGACCTTGCTGTATTCAGGTATTTCATCCGAAAGAAAGTTAAAACCGCCTCTGAATAATGCGGGTTTCGGATTGGGATTCGATGTCGGATTATCGACAACACTTGAAAACTTTTTCAATATCGGAAAACTTAATCTTGGTTTCAGTGTTACTGATATCGGCTATATAAGCTGGAAATCAAATGCAGCAAATTACTATTACGACGGAAGTTTTTTAATTACCGATATAACGAAGAAAGAACAGCTCGATTCGCTTGAAGATGTTATTAACGGAACGAGGTCTCCTATTAGCGGTTTTACAAGGATGCTCCCGACTACAGTCAGAATTGGTGCACAGTATAAATACTATTCGGATAAACAAATGAGAAACGGTAAAACTCATTCAGAGGATATGGAATTAATGAGTTTTGCGCTTGACTACATCCAGGGATTTACTGACAATTACGGCGGAACGACAACTCCAATCGTTGCGTTCGGATATGAGATTAATCCGCTAAACTTTCTTTCGGGAAGACTTGGTTTGGTCGCCGGTGGGCGAGAGAAATTTGAGCTTAGTTTTGGTTTGGGTGTAAATGCAGGAGCGTTTTCGATGGATTTCGGAACGTACAACATACTAAGCGTATTTGCTCCAAAAAAGACTAAGAATTTCTCACTTGGACTAAACATGAATTTTAAAATTTAG